The following coding sequences lie in one Carassius carassius chromosome 1, fCarCar2.1, whole genome shotgun sequence genomic window:
- the LOC132152051 gene encoding Fc receptor-like protein 5: MLLMNDFCISDKPRPVLSVSPQKWLTEGDPVTLICEVKGSSTGWTFSWFTVTASSDNSNRYELLSDSSRGAGGNYTVSSAAPNHTGVYVCSAERGKLTYNTWNSNKQPLWVTGVSPPVSLIISPSRTQHFTSVSLSLSCEDQSNSDRWTVRRYTDTWGLEDCLLSRWGSQTGSKCTINSTAPSDTGVYWCQSESGEISQPVNITVHLGVIVESPVHPVTEGDSLTLRCLYEHSTPPILRADFYKDASLIQSQTTEMIISTVSKSHERFYYCKHPERGESLKSWISVTASHSESQISVLHTLSSVLTVCPYLLVTVVLIFKCCRMRGITAE, encoded by the exons ATGTTATTAATGAATGATTTCTGTATTTCAGATAAACCCAGACCAGTTTTAAGTGTTTCTCCACAGAAGTGGTTGACTGAAGGAGAtccagtgactctgatctgtgaGGTTAAAGGCTCCTCTACAGGCTGGACATTCAGCTGGTTCACTGTAACTGCTTCATCAG ACAACAGCAATCGttatgagctgctctcagacagcagcagaggagctggAGGAAACTACACTGTCAGTTCTGCTGCTCCTAATCACACAGGAGTTTATGTGTGCAGCGCAGAGAGAGGAAAACTGACCTATAACACATGGAACAGCAACAAACAACCACTATGGGTCACTG gtgtttctccTCCAGTCTCTCTGATCATCAGTCCCAGCAGAACTCAACACttcacatctgtctctctctctctgagctgtgAGGACCAGAGTAACTCTGATAGATGGACAGTGAGAAGATACACAGACACTTGGGGACTGGAAGATTGTTTACTATCACGCTGGGGATCACAAACAGGATCTAAATGTACAATAAACTCCACCGCCCCATCAGACACTGGAGTGTACTGGTGTCAGTCTGAATCTGGAGAGATCAGTCAacctgttaatatcactgtacacC TTGGTGTGATTGTGGAGAGTCCTGTTCATCCTGTGACTGAAGGAGATTCTCTGACTCTGCGCTGTTTATATGAACATTCAACTCCACCAATCCTCAGAGCTGATTTCTATAAAGATGCATCACTCATCCAGAGTCAAACTACAGAGATGATCATCTCTACTGTCTCAAAGTCACATGAGCGTTTCTACTACTGCAAACACCCAGAGAGAGGAGAGTCACTCAAGAGCTGGATCTCAGTCACAG CGTCTCATTCAGAATCTCAGATCTCTGTCCTCCACACACTCAGTTCTGTACTGACAGTTTGTCCATATCTGCTAGTGACAGTCGTGCTGATCTTCAAGTGCTGCAGGATGAGAGGTATAACAGCTGAATGA